In Meiothermus ruber DSM 1279, the following proteins share a genomic window:
- a CDS encoding thiamine pyrophosphate-dependent dehydrogenase E1 component subunit alpha, which yields MIQEKVRFQPFSSEPIRLIDQQGRWIAPFEHGLPPDRLQRFYRDMLAARLLDEKLVILIRTGKTSFIAPHAGHEAAQVGIAHALRKGHDWLFPYYRDMGLVLALGVPLVEIFGQTLGNAADPAKGRQMPSHPGSKALNVFTVCSAIASHIPPATGAALSMKLRRTGQVAVCTFGDGATSEGDWHAGINFAAVQQAPAVFVCENNRYAISVNISKQTASENIAIKAQAYGMPGYYVDGLDVLASYFVMQEAIERARAGQGPSLVELVVHRFGAHSSADDDSRYRSREELAAERQQDPLQRYQRFLEQQGLWDAQWANELRLEISKALEAALQEALQAGEPDPLEMFDDVFAARPWHLEEQRRLVAEELQS from the coding sequence ACGCTTCCAACCCTTCAGCAGCGAGCCCATCCGGCTGATAGACCAGCAGGGCCGCTGGATCGCCCCGTTTGAGCACGGGCTGCCGCCCGATCGGCTGCAACGCTTCTACCGCGATATGCTGGCCGCCCGGCTGCTGGATGAAAAACTGGTCATTCTGATTCGCACCGGCAAGACCAGCTTTATCGCCCCCCACGCCGGCCACGAGGCCGCCCAGGTGGGCATTGCCCATGCCCTGCGCAAAGGCCACGACTGGCTCTTTCCCTACTACCGCGACATGGGGCTGGTGCTGGCGCTGGGGGTGCCACTGGTGGAAATTTTCGGCCAGACCCTAGGCAACGCCGCCGACCCGGCCAAGGGCCGCCAGATGCCCTCGCACCCTGGCAGCAAGGCCCTCAATGTGTTCACGGTCTGTTCGGCCATCGCTTCGCACATCCCGCCTGCGACCGGGGCGGCCCTGAGCATGAAGCTGCGCCGCACCGGCCAGGTGGCGGTCTGCACCTTCGGCGACGGGGCCACCAGCGAGGGGGACTGGCACGCCGGCATCAACTTTGCCGCTGTGCAGCAGGCCCCGGCGGTGTTCGTCTGTGAAAACAACCGCTACGCCATCAGCGTGAACATCTCCAAGCAGACCGCCTCAGAAAACATCGCCATCAAGGCCCAGGCCTATGGCATGCCCGGCTACTACGTGGACGGTCTGGACGTGCTGGCCAGCTACTTTGTGATGCAGGAAGCCATCGAGCGGGCTCGAGCCGGCCAGGGGCCCAGCCTGGTGGAGCTGGTGGTGCACCGCTTTGGGGCCCACTCCTCCGCCGACGACGACAGCCGCTACCGTTCGCGCGAGGAACTGGCCGCCGAGCGCCAGCAAGACCCCTTGCAACGCTACCAGCGGTTCCTGGAGCAACAGGGCCTGTGGGATGCCCAGTGGGCCAACGAGCTGCGGCTGGAAATCTCCAAGGCCCTCGAGGCCGCCCTGCAAGAAGCCCTGCAGGCCGGTGAACCCGACCCGCTCGAGATGTTCGACGACGTGTTCGCCGCCCGCCCCTGGCACCTGGAGGAACAGCGGCGCCTGGTAGCAGAGGAACTGCAGTCCTGA
- a CDS encoding alpha-ketoacid dehydrogenase subunit beta gives MPTMTLIQAINAALDEEMNRDERVMLLGEDVGKRGGVFLATEGLQQKYGPDRVMDTPLSEAAIIGAAVGLAAHGMRPVAEIQFADYVFPGIDQLFSQAAKLRYRSGGQFSAPMVVRMPTGGGVKGGHHHSQSPEAHFAHTAGLKVIVVSTPYDAKGLLKAAIRNDDPVVFMEPKRLYRAVKEEVPADDFLLPIGKAAVRREGRDITLVSYGGPMVETLKAAEEMAAAGLDPEVIDLRTVMPWDKETVLASVAKTGRLLMISEAPRTASIASEVTATVSEELFDQLLAPPLRVTGFDTPYPLAQDKLYMPTVTRILAAAKRLLDY, from the coding sequence ATGCCAACCATGACCCTGATCCAGGCCATAAATGCGGCCCTGGACGAAGAGATGAACCGCGACGAACGCGTGATGTTGCTAGGCGAAGACGTGGGCAAACGGGGCGGGGTGTTCCTGGCTACCGAGGGCCTCCAGCAAAAATACGGCCCCGACCGGGTGATGGACACCCCCCTCTCGGAGGCCGCCATTATCGGGGCGGCGGTGGGGCTGGCCGCGCACGGGATGCGCCCGGTGGCCGAAATTCAGTTTGCTGACTACGTGTTCCCCGGCATCGACCAGCTTTTTTCTCAGGCCGCCAAACTGCGTTACCGTTCGGGCGGCCAGTTCAGCGCGCCCATGGTGGTGCGCATGCCCACCGGCGGCGGCGTGAAGGGCGGGCACCACCACTCGCAAAGCCCGGAAGCCCACTTTGCCCATACCGCCGGCCTGAAGGTCATTGTGGTCTCGACCCCTTACGACGCCAAAGGGCTCCTGAAGGCGGCCATTCGCAACGACGACCCGGTGGTCTTCATGGAGCCTAAGCGCCTGTACCGGGCGGTAAAAGAAGAGGTACCCGCCGACGACTTTCTGCTGCCCATCGGCAAGGCGGCGGTTCGCCGGGAGGGCCGGGACATCACTCTGGTTTCCTACGGGGGGCCGATGGTCGAGACCCTCAAAGCCGCCGAGGAGATGGCGGCCGCGGGCCTTGACCCCGAGGTGATCGACCTGCGCACGGTGATGCCCTGGGACAAAGAAACGGTACTAGCCTCGGTGGCCAAAACCGGCCGCCTGCTGATGATCTCCGAAGCGCCGCGCACGGCCAGCATCGCCTCGGAGGTTACCGCTACCGTTTCGGAAGAACTCTTCGACCAACTGCTGGCCCCGCCCCTGCGGGTCACCGGGTTCGACACCCCTTACCCGCTGGCGCAGGATAAGCTCTACATGCCAACCGTTACCCGTATCCTGGCTGCAGCCAAACGTCTACTGGACTATTAG
- a CDS encoding dihydrolipoamide acetyltransferase family protein, with protein MPKEVVLPELAESVVEGEILRWLVNEGDALKKDQPFVEVMTDKVTVELPSPYEGVLLQKLVKEGQVVPVHAPIALIAEPGEVSAVVSDKKPAPAPSLQAQEERSIVEPGQVAEDDGASLSLFKPDNKPEQVKNPFTKAAPLASGPSAATVQAHGRVIAVPAARKLARELGLDIAQIPGSGPNGRVRVEDVKAYAEQKSRATPPVAAPSASERGAPLLGLAPVQYKTPKGYEELETRVPLRGLRRAIAQQMMASHLYTVRTLSVDEVDMTELVALRNRLKLEAEAQGVRLSYLPFIFKAVAVALKKFPALNSSLDEARQEVVLKHYVNIGMAVAAENGLIVPVVRDVERKSLLQIAREINELAEKARSGKLTPEEVSGSTFSITNIGSIGALFSFPIINVPDAAILGVHSIQKRPVVGERDEIVVRQMMYLSLSFDHRLVDGAEAARFTKEVIRLLEKPERLFLEAL; from the coding sequence ATGCCTAAAGAAGTGGTGCTGCCCGAGCTGGCAGAGTCGGTGGTGGAAGGTGAAATTCTGCGGTGGCTGGTGAATGAAGGCGATGCCTTGAAAAAAGACCAGCCTTTTGTGGAGGTCATGACCGACAAGGTCACGGTGGAGCTACCGAGTCCCTACGAAGGGGTGCTGCTGCAAAAGCTGGTCAAGGAGGGGCAGGTGGTGCCGGTGCACGCCCCCATCGCCCTGATTGCCGAGCCTGGGGAGGTAAGCGCGGTGGTTAGCGATAAAAAGCCCGCCCCGGCGCCCAGCCTGCAAGCCCAGGAAGAGCGCTCCATTGTGGAGCCGGGCCAGGTGGCAGAAGACGACGGGGCCAGCCTCTCGTTGTTCAAACCGGATAACAAGCCAGAGCAGGTCAAAAACCCCTTCACCAAAGCCGCGCCGCTGGCATCGGGGCCAAGCGCTGCCACGGTTCAGGCCCACGGACGGGTGATCGCGGTGCCGGCGGCCCGCAAGCTGGCCCGCGAGCTGGGGCTGGACATCGCCCAGATACCGGGTTCGGGGCCCAACGGGCGGGTGCGGGTGGAGGACGTGAAGGCCTACGCCGAGCAAAAAAGCCGTGCCACACCGCCCGTTGCCGCACCTTCGGCATCCGAGCGCGGTGCGCCCCTGCTGGGCCTGGCGCCGGTGCAGTACAAGACCCCCAAGGGCTACGAGGAGCTCGAGACCCGCGTACCCCTGCGCGGCCTGCGCCGGGCCATCGCCCAGCAGATGATGGCCTCGCACCTTTACACGGTGCGCACCCTCTCGGTGGACGAGGTGGACATGACCGAGCTGGTGGCCCTGCGCAACCGGCTCAAGCTCGAGGCCGAAGCCCAGGGGGTCAGGCTCAGCTACCTGCCCTTCATTTTCAAGGCGGTGGCGGTGGCGCTCAAAAAATTCCCGGCCCTCAACAGCTCGCTGGACGAGGCAAGGCAGGAGGTGGTGCTCAAGCACTACGTTAATATCGGCATGGCCGTGGCCGCCGAAAATGGCCTGATTGTGCCGGTGGTGCGGGACGTGGAGCGCAAAAGCCTGCTGCAGATTGCCCGCGAGATTAACGAGCTGGCCGAGAAAGCCCGCAGCGGCAAGCTGACCCCGGAGGAGGTAAGCGGCTCCACCTTCAGCATCACCAACATCGGCTCGATTGGGGCGCTGTTCAGTTTCCCCATCATCAACGTGCCGGACGCTGCCATCCTGGGTGTGCACTCCATCCAGAAGCGCCCGGTGGTTGGCGAGCGCGACGAAATTGTGGTGCGGCAGATGATGTACCTCTCGCTCTCCTTCGACCATCGGCTGGTAGACGGGGCCGAGGCGGCCCGCTTCACCAAAGAGGTCATCCGGCTCCTGGAGAAACCCGAACGGCTCTTCCTGGAAGCCCTGTAG
- the lpdA gene encoding dihydrolipoyl dehydrogenase: protein MSTIYDVIVIGTGPGGYHAAIRAAQLGKKVLAVEAEHVGGVCLNVGCIPTKALLHAAEELEGTKHASAFGLEVKEARLDLKKLGGWRDGIVKKLTGGVSQLLKGNKVDLKTGFARFVDKNTIEVGGERIQGKTFIVATGSEPNTLPGFEVDQKDIVDSTGALRVEDKFPKRMLCIGGGAIGLEFAQVYKRMGAEVTVIEFMGQILPAADPETAGLLAKILGKQGIHIKTHTKGVKVERKKDGLHVTLEHTQTGQQETLVVDKILVATGRRPRGKGLGLEAIGVVVDERGYIPTNEKMETNVPGIYAIGDVTRPPLLAHKAMKEGLIAAENAAGGNAVMDYQIPNVVYTSPEWAAVGLTEEEATKAGYKVKVGKFPLSASGRAMTLEATDGLIKLIGDAETDLLLGGHIVGPNASDMIAEIALALEMGATVTDVGLTVHAHPTLSEGIMEAAEHLHRQAIHIANR from the coding sequence ATGTCCACCATCTACGACGTTATCGTGATTGGAACCGGCCCTGGCGGCTACCACGCGGCCATCCGGGCCGCCCAGCTCGGCAAGAAGGTGCTGGCCGTGGAGGCCGAGCACGTGGGGGGGGTCTGCCTGAACGTGGGCTGCATCCCCACCAAGGCGCTCCTGCATGCTGCCGAAGAGCTGGAAGGCACCAAGCATGCCAGCGCCTTCGGTCTGGAAGTTAAGGAGGCCAGGCTCGACCTGAAAAAGCTGGGTGGCTGGCGCGACGGCATCGTCAAGAAGCTGACCGGCGGGGTTTCACAGCTTTTGAAGGGCAACAAGGTCGACCTGAAAACCGGCTTTGCCAGGTTTGTTGATAAAAACACCATCGAGGTAGGCGGCGAGCGTATCCAGGGCAAGACCTTCATCGTGGCTACCGGCTCGGAGCCCAACACCCTGCCGGGCTTCGAGGTGGATCAGAAAGACATCGTGGACTCCACCGGGGCCCTGCGCGTCGAGGATAAGTTCCCCAAGCGGATGCTCTGCATCGGGGGGGGTGCGATTGGGCTCGAGTTCGCCCAGGTCTACAAGCGCATGGGGGCCGAGGTCACGGTGATCGAGTTCATGGGCCAGATTCTGCCCGCCGCCGACCCCGAGACTGCGGGCCTCTTGGCTAAAATCCTGGGCAAGCAGGGCATCCATATCAAAACCCACACCAAAGGCGTAAAGGTCGAGCGCAAGAAAGATGGCCTGCACGTCACCCTCGAGCACACCCAGACCGGCCAGCAGGAAACGCTGGTGGTGGACAAGATTCTGGTGGCCACCGGGCGCCGGCCGCGGGGCAAGGGGCTGGGCCTCGAGGCCATCGGGGTGGTGGTAGACGAGCGCGGTTACATCCCCACCAACGAAAAAATGGAGACCAACGTACCTGGCATCTACGCCATCGGCGACGTCACCCGCCCGCCCCTGCTGGCCCACAAAGCCATGAAGGAGGGCCTGATTGCCGCTGAGAACGCCGCCGGGGGCAACGCGGTGATGGACTACCAGATTCCCAACGTGGTCTACACCAGCCCCGAGTGGGCCGCAGTGGGCCTGACCGAGGAAGAGGCCACCAAGGCCGGCTACAAGGTCAAGGTGGGCAAGTTTCCGCTCTCGGCCTCGGGCCGGGCCATGACCCTGGAAGCCACCGACGGCCTGATCAAGCTCATCGGCGACGCCGAGACCGACCTGTTGCTGGGGGGACATATCGTGGGCCCCAACGCTTCCGACATGATCGCCGAGATCGCCCTGGCCCTGGAGATGGGCGCCACCGTGACCGACGTGGGCCTCACCGTGCACGCCCACCCCACGCTCTCCGAGGGCATCATGGAGGCCGCCGAGCACCTGCACCGCCAGGCCATCCACATCGCCAACCGCTAG
- the minC gene encoding septum site-determining protein MinC, producing MRIRATLNALALRLDGNETPELLHKALADLPPLPLEVEVAGVVGQGVLEALLELGRERGLQLRPPRGEKYIPYTEVIDQTVRSGVRIESPGTLVILGDVNAGAEVVAAGDIIVVGKLRGLAHAGATGQEEAAIWAMSLEAKQIRIAHHVAQAPAGEAGARNPERARVVNGQIVLEAWGRR from the coding sequence ATGCGGATTCGTGCGACCCTAAACGCCCTGGCCCTCCGGCTCGACGGCAACGAAACCCCGGAACTGCTGCACAAAGCCCTGGCCGACCTGCCCCCGCTGCCCCTCGAGGTCGAGGTGGCCGGGGTGGTGGGCCAGGGGGTGCTGGAGGCCCTGCTCGAGCTCGGACGCGAGCGGGGCTTGCAGCTCAGGCCGCCGCGGGGCGAGAAGTACATCCCCTACACCGAGGTGATTGACCAGACCGTTCGCTCGGGCGTGCGCATCGAGTCGCCGGGTACGCTGGTCATCCTGGGCGACGTCAACGCCGGGGCCGAAGTGGTGGCCGCTGGCGACATCATCGTGGTGGGCAAGCTGCGCGGCCTGGCCCACGCCGGGGCCACCGGCCAGGAAGAGGCCGCCATCTGGGCCATGAGCCTGGAGGCCAAGCAGATCCGTATCGCCCACCATGTGGCCCAGGCCCCTGCCGGCGAGGCCGGCGCGCGCAACCCCGAGCGGGCCAGGGTTGTGAATGGTCAGATTGTGCTCGAGGCCTGGGGCAGGCGCTAG
- a CDS encoding DUF420 domain-containing protein — protein MGELLGDIAAALIALSGLAVVVGVIFIKRGDRVWHPRVMLLATVLAALFLVFYLLKWGLYGTTRYVGPEEWRGAYYALLISHTILAALNGPLVLWLLYNAFKQRFAIHKAWARWTVPVWLYVAVTGWVIDLVLKRYGESAGGIGF, from the coding sequence ATGGGAGAGTTGCTAGGAGACATCGCCGCTGCGCTCATTGCGCTTTCGGGGCTGGCGGTGGTGGTGGGGGTTATCTTCATCAAGCGTGGGGATCGGGTCTGGCATCCCCGGGTGATGCTGCTGGCTACCGTGCTGGCGGCCCTGTTTTTGGTGTTTTACCTGCTTAAGTGGGGGTTGTACGGCACCACCCGCTACGTCGGGCCCGAGGAGTGGCGCGGTGCCTACTATGCCTTGCTAATCAGCCACACCATCCTGGCCGCCCTGAACGGCCCACTGGTCTTGTGGTTGCTCTACAACGCCTTCAAGCAGCGTTTTGCTATCCATAAGGCCTGGGCCCGCTGGACGGTGCCGGTCTGGTTGTATGTGGCGGTGACGGGCTGGGTGATTGACCTGGTGCTCAAGCGCTACGGGGAGTCGGCGGGGGGGATTGGTTTTTAG
- a CDS encoding dihydrodipicolinate synthase family protein: MIIPPLPTPFDVNGHLDTAAFRELAQAIEPHVDGLLFYGSNGEGVHLTREERAAGLAVQTPQKPAMVGLMEETLAQAAIALEEAARLGAKVLVTPPRYYEANLGPDGLLRYFGGIADMGRAEVWLYHVPANTKAPLPLPVVAELARHPRIGGLKDSSGELARMAFYASQNLGIQLYTGHAPTFLGALAHGAHGGILAVSNLAPKPYKKLLELWRAGQVAEAQALQAELEPFGRMLAQGGFVLLKQALRHLGLPGGYPRPPYPAESPVWPSFKPLLEAFKERGWTVG, translated from the coding sequence ATGATAATTCCTCCCCTACCCACCCCCTTCGATGTAAACGGCCACCTCGACACCGCAGCCTTTCGCGAACTGGCCCAGGCCATCGAACCCCATGTGGACGGGCTGCTGTTCTACGGCTCCAACGGCGAGGGCGTCCACCTGACCCGCGAGGAGCGGGCGGCGGGCCTGGCCGTCCAGACCCCCCAGAAGCCCGCCATGGTGGGCCTGATGGAAGAGACCCTGGCCCAGGCCGCCATCGCCCTCGAGGAGGCCGCCCGCCTTGGGGCCAAAGTGCTGGTCACACCCCCCCGCTACTACGAGGCCAACCTGGGCCCCGACGGCCTGCTGCGCTACTTCGGCGGGATTGCCGATATGGGCCGGGCCGAGGTCTGGCTGTACCATGTGCCGGCCAATACCAAAGCCCCGCTACCCTTGCCGGTGGTGGCCGAGCTGGCCCGGCACCCCAGGATTGGAGGACTGAAAGACTCCAGCGGAGAGCTGGCCCGCATGGCCTTCTACGCTTCGCAAAACCTGGGCATCCAGCTTTACACCGGCCACGCCCCCACCTTTTTGGGGGCTTTAGCACACGGGGCCCACGGGGGTATTCTGGCGGTCTCGAACCTGGCCCCCAAACCCTATAAAAAGCTGCTCGAGCTCTGGCGGGCCGGCCAGGTGGCCGAGGCCCAGGCCCTGCAAGCCGAACTCGAGCCCTTTGGCCGGATGCTGGCCCAGGGGGGCTTTGTGCTCCTGAAGCAGGCCCTGCGCCACCTGGGCCTGCCCGGAGGCTACCCCCGCCCCCCCTACCCCGCCGAAAGCCCGGTCTGGCCCAGCTTCAAGCCCCTTCTGGAAGCCTTCAAAGAACGGGGCTGGACGGTGGGTTAA
- a CDS encoding ABC transporter ATP-binding protein, which translates to MNAVLEATGLRKRFGSLVAVDGVSLHLAAGEVLAFLGPNGAGKTTTIKMLAGLLWPDGGQVQLLGQSPHQNPWALRHLGAVLEGNRNVYWRMTALENLVYFGVARGLRYQAAQRRARALLEQLELGAKSHTEVRHLSRGMQQKLSLAVALMHDPELLLLDEPTLGLDVESALRVEGMVRELAQTGKAILLTTHQLEVAQRLASRIAIIQQGRIVLEGRTPELLGRFAGEHYLIETETPLSPAQLGHLRSLGLEGEGPPYVYQGDSDGLWRLLEALKPTPLKKVARAEADLLEVFLKVVGRA; encoded by the coding sequence ATGAACGCTGTGCTCGAGGCCACCGGCCTGCGCAAACGGTTTGGCAGTCTGGTTGCGGTGGATGGGGTGAGCCTGCATCTGGCGGCGGGGGAGGTGCTGGCCTTCCTGGGCCCCAACGGGGCGGGCAAGACCACCACCATCAAGATGCTGGCCGGGCTGCTCTGGCCCGATGGGGGCCAGGTACAACTGCTGGGCCAGAGCCCTCACCAAAACCCCTGGGCCTTGCGCCACCTGGGGGCGGTGCTGGAAGGCAACCGCAACGTCTACTGGCGCATGACCGCACTGGAGAACCTGGTCTATTTTGGGGTGGCCCGTGGGCTGCGCTACCAGGCGGCCCAGCGCCGGGCGCGGGCTTTGCTCGAGCAGCTCGAGCTTGGCGCCAAAAGCCACACCGAGGTGCGCCACCTTTCACGCGGGATGCAACAAAAGCTCTCGCTGGCGGTGGCCCTGATGCACGACCCCGAGCTTTTGCTCCTGGACGAGCCCACCCTGGGGCTGGACGTGGAGAGCGCCCTGCGGGTCGAAGGCATGGTGCGGGAGCTGGCCCAGACCGGCAAGGCCATCCTCCTGACCACCCACCAGCTCGAGGTGGCCCAGCGCCTGGCCAGCCGCATCGCCATCATCCAGCAAGGGCGCATCGTGCTGGAGGGCCGCACGCCCGAGCTGCTGGGTCGCTTTGCCGGGGAGCACTACCTGATCGAAACGGAAACCCCGCTCTCACCCGCGCAGCTCGGCCACCTGCGCTCGCTGGGCCTCGAGGGCGAGGGGCCACCGTATGTGTACCAGGGCGATAGCGACGGGCTGTGGCGGCTGCTCGAGGCCCTCAAGCCCACACCCCTCAAGAAGGTGGCGCGGGCCGAGGCCGATCTGCTCGAGGTTTTCCTGAAGGTGGTGGGCCGTGCTTGA